A stretch of Aedes aegypti strain LVP_AGWG chromosome 2, AaegL5.0 Primary Assembly, whole genome shotgun sequence DNA encodes these proteins:
- the LOC5573124 gene encoding carboxypeptidase B isoform X2, producing the protein MAIHRVLPSLSAFLCVLGFVWSSQYDGNYSARQAPTMQLEDPTFMNSYPTYDEINDYLVQIATENFEWIRFRIIGWSVEGRPIRAITINPDKQRTIIVDAGIHAREWITVSTALYLIKKLIEDGDQYRILHEYKWVIVPLVNPDGYIYSTETDRYWRKNRRRLSDKCVGVDLNRNFGFRWDVGVNLFSGECHPGFRGYAPFSEPETRALRTVIDNNPDADLYINLHSFGGYLIYPWSYDSAAVENVEDLRKVGVSAARAMWHYGHHEYKVGSSSEILRYQASGTSIDYAYSVGIDFPFAMEIAEYGYSDFQPPTNAIAQIVKESFVGIKEMVYAVRKLKAETKE; encoded by the exons ATGGCAATACATCGTGTTCTGCCATCGCTCTCCGCGTTTCTTTGCGTTCTGGGTTTCGTATGGTCGAGCCAGTATGATGG GAATTATTCGGCTAGACAAGCGCCAACGATGCAGCTGGAGGATCCAACGTTTATGAACAGTTATCCAACGTATGACGAGATCAACGACTATTTAGTTCAAATTGCGACGGAGAACTTCGAGTGGATTCGGTTCCGGATCATTGGTTGGTCTGTGGAAGGTCGCCCGATTCGAGCAATCACGATCAATCCTGATAAGCAGAGAACAATCATTGTGGACGCAGGGATTCACGCTCGAGAATGGATCACCGTATCTACTGCACTATACTTGATCAAAAAGCTAATCGAAGACGGTGATCAATACCGGATTCTACACGAGTACAAATGGGTGATCGTGCCTCTAGTGAACCCAGATGGTTACATTTACTCGACGGAAACTGATCGCTATTGGAGAAAAAACCGAAGACGATTGAGTGACAAGTGCGTTGGAGTGGATCTGAATCGGAATTTTGGGTTTAGGTGGGATGTGGGAGTGAATTTGTTCTCTGGTGAATGCCATCCAGGATTTCGAGGCTACGCTCCATTTTCCGAACCGGAAACCAGAGCTCTAAGAACAGTGATCGACAATAATCCGGATGCCGATCTGTATATCAACTTGCACAGTTTCGGGGGCTATTTGATCTATCCTTGGAGCTACGATAGTGCTGCGGTGGAAAATGTGGAAGACTTGCGGAAGGTCGGAGTTTCGGCAGCAAGGGCCATGTGGCATTACGGTCATCACGAGTACAAGGTTGGGTCGAGTTCGGAAATATTACGTTACCAGGCCAGTGGAACCAGCATCGACTACGCGTACTCGGTTGGCATAGACTTCCCGTTTGCGATGGAGATCGCCGAATACGGATACAGTGACTTCCAGCCTCCAACGAATGCTATCGCTCAGATTGTTAAGGAGTCATTTGTCGGAATAAAAGAAATGGTGTATGCAGTTCGGAAGCTGAAAGCGGAAACCAAAGAATAA
- the LOC5573124 gene encoding carboxypeptidase B isoform X1: MAIHRVLPSLSAFLCVLGFVWSSQYDGYKLYEVPISTGHEVQLLLYLQHHRPSIDVWALNKLGPKRVLVPPILQKTVESFFKDYRINYTVKVEDFGKNYSARQAPTMQLEDPTFMNSYPTYDEINDYLVQIATENFEWIRFRIIGWSVEGRPIRAITINPDKQRTIIVDAGIHAREWITVSTALYLIKKLIEDGDQYRILHEYKWVIVPLVNPDGYIYSTETDRYWRKNRRRLSDKCVGVDLNRNFGFRWDVGVNLFSGECHPGFRGYAPFSEPETRALRTVIDNNPDADLYINLHSFGGYLIYPWSYDSAAVENVEDLRKVGVSAARAMWHYGHHEYKVGSSSEILRYQASGTSIDYAYSVGIDFPFAMEIAEYGYSDFQPPTNAIAQIVKESFVGIKEMVYAVRKLKAETKE, from the exons ATGGCAATACATCGTGTTCTGCCATCGCTCTCCGCGTTTCTTTGCGTTCTGGGTTTCGTATGGTCGAGCCAGTATGATGG TTACAAACTGTACGAAGTGCCCATCTCCACTGGCCACGAAGTCCAGCTTCTGCTATATCTTCAGCACCACCGTCCCAGTATCGATGTTTGGGCCCTGAACAAGCTCGGTCCCAAGCGGGTGCTTGTGCCGCCGATCTTGCAGAAAACTGTTGAGTCCTTCTTCAAGGACTATCGCATCAACTACACCGTCAAGGTGGAAGATTTCGGAAA GAATTATTCGGCTAGACAAGCGCCAACGATGCAGCTGGAGGATCCAACGTTTATGAACAGTTATCCAACGTATGACGAGATCAACGACTATTTAGTTCAAATTGCGACGGAGAACTTCGAGTGGATTCGGTTCCGGATCATTGGTTGGTCTGTGGAAGGTCGCCCGATTCGAGCAATCACGATCAATCCTGATAAGCAGAGAACAATCATTGTGGACGCAGGGATTCACGCTCGAGAATGGATCACCGTATCTACTGCACTATACTTGATCAAAAAGCTAATCGAAGACGGTGATCAATACCGGATTCTACACGAGTACAAATGGGTGATCGTGCCTCTAGTGAACCCAGATGGTTACATTTACTCGACGGAAACTGATCGCTATTGGAGAAAAAACCGAAGACGATTGAGTGACAAGTGCGTTGGAGTGGATCTGAATCGGAATTTTGGGTTTAGGTGGGATGTGGGAGTGAATTTGTTCTCTGGTGAATGCCATCCAGGATTTCGAGGCTACGCTCCATTTTCCGAACCGGAAACCAGAGCTCTAAGAACAGTGATCGACAATAATCCGGATGCCGATCTGTATATCAACTTGCACAGTTTCGGGGGCTATTTGATCTATCCTTGGAGCTACGATAGTGCTGCGGTGGAAAATGTGGAAGACTTGCGGAAGGTCGGAGTTTCGGCAGCAAGGGCCATGTGGCATTACGGTCATCACGAGTACAAGGTTGGGTCGAGTTCGGAAATATTACGTTACCAGGCCAGTGGAACCAGCATCGACTACGCGTACTCGGTTGGCATAGACTTCCCGTTTGCGATGGAGATCGCCGAATACGGATACAGTGACTTCCAGCCTCCAACGAATGCTATCGCTCAGATTGTTAAGGAGTCATTTGTCGGAATAAAAGAAATGGTGTATGCAGTTCGGAAGCTGAAAGCGGAAACCAAAGAATAA